The genomic interval TTCCTCGCATGTCATTCGCTGCTAACACGGCCAACGGTTTTGGAATCTTGTCCAACCACTCCATGATATGCTGAACACTGGATTTATCCCACTGAGCCTCTGCACGCTCTGGGAGTTCAACATCAAAGATGGTTGATTTTTGGCCTACCAGGCCAAGTGCTTCGATGAAGCCTTCCTTTCGTTCTTCAGACCATGCCAACCCCTCAAACCCGCAAAACGCGAAATTCCGATAGCCTTTTTCAACAAAAAATTCACCTGCCATATGACCGATCGCTTTGTTGTCAGGCCGAATTTTGGGAATACCTGCGGTGACTGTTGGGTGATCGCTTAAATCGATACAGGGAATTTTTCTTTCAATGCATTGCTGAAAAAGTTCAGGCGCATGTTCCTTACATATGACTCCGTCCCATTGTCCGGAGAGTACATAATTCGGAGTATTCTTAGAAAACGCCTGATCGTCTACGAAGCCAGTCCAGCGATTATTCAACCCATTGTAAGTGGAAATAGCATGAAGAACCTGTGCGTCCTGATCCAGGTAACAGGCGAAAACCAGGGCAACTTTGGGGTGGCGGATCATTTGTAGAAATTAGATCTGAAGAGGTAAAAGAGCTCTTACAAGCCTATTGGAAATATGCGCATAGAGCCTGGTCTACATCAAATGGGCCTCAAGAAAGCAGATTTTGTGCGAAATTATTAGTTTTACGACGGGCGATCTCATTGATGACTCGCTTTTGCGTAGGCATACTAGGGAAGACTGAAACAATATTTGTAGTAGTGTATTTCCCCCGCTACGTTCAGGTAGCGGGGGAGATAGATGTATCCGGTGTTTGCAATAGCTTAATTCAAAGTTCCATCCCTTTCGTGCTTATCTTAGTTCGCATAATAACCGTTTATTTCCGTCTGTCGGGTTTGAGGATAAGTTTCCCCCACCGAACATACTGTATAGACTCTTTGGAAGAGAATGGTTCAAACTGTGTATAAAATGAGAACTGCAGTTTCATTCCTGTTTCTTTTGAACGTTTGCGGGAGCCTGTTTGGCGCCTCCAACTTAAATCTCCTGTACCAGGAACGGGAACAGCTTAACCAGTCGGTTTGGAACAACGAAGTTAAAGCTCAGGAGCATGAGCGTTATTTCATTGGTTTGTGGGATGATTTGCGAAATTCAGCGGATGCTTATGCAGTCCTGAAAACGTTTCCCTTTGGTAAACTATCCGTGGCCGAGGTTCAATCTACGGAGACTCACGAGTACGGCATACAAATAAGTACGACCGGAATCAATGTTCGATCTTTGTCCCCTGGTGAATGGGCGAGCTGGTTGGATACGATGAAAGCCTCCGGGTTCAAACTTTCTATGAGCGAATGGCATCATGACGCTTTTTCCCAGGAGTTTGGTAAGCTGGCCGAATCGGTGGTTTCCACAAAACTCTATATAGAAAATGCTTCGACCGACTTGCGCGCGATAGTTTCGGGTAAACTAAAGGTGCAATGGGTGCTGAAGCCAGCTGAGAACGGGATGTATATCCCCTCGAATATCGATGCGACTGAACTGACCATAACGACCCGAAACGGTGAACCCTTTTTTAAGGAACTCTACTCTCTCGATATTCCGCCCAAAAAAGGCGGCGCGTTGTTAACCTATGATTTGGATCGCGACGGATTGCCGGAAATCTTGCTTCCTGAAATTAACACCATTCTTTGGAACCTGGGGAACAATGAGTTTGGTGGGAATCCACTGCATCCGGTTGGTGTTGTTAATGCGAACACTGCCATACTTGGAGACTTTAGCGGCGACGGCTATGTGGATCTGGTGACGATTGGGTTGAGCCGTTCGCAAAAAGGTGCTGCTCCGAAGAAAGGAATATTTCTTTATCGAGGGGGTGCATCGGGCAAATTTGAAGATCCCATAATCACTATCAGCACTTCCACGCCTGTTACGCTCGAAGGAGCACCTACGATGACCTCTGGCGACATTGACGGAGACGGTGACCTGGATTTGTGGATCGCCCAATATAAGGAGCTGTATCTCGAAGGTGCCATGCCCACCCCTTATTACGATGCGCTTGATGGTTACCCGGCCTATCTCCTGTTAAACGATGGGGACGGTACCAGCTTCACCGAAAAAACGGAAGCTTCCGGTATTGTCGAGAAACGTAAGCGAAGAACATTTTCCAGTTCCCTGTTCGACTACGATTCCGATCAGGATCTTGATCTGTTGGTCGTAAGCGACTTCGCGGGTGTGGACCTTTATCGTAATGACGGGAAAGGTAACTTTACCGATGTCACGGATGAGAGTTTTTATAACCGGCATCTCTTCGGCATGGCACATACGATTGAGGATTTCAACAATGACGGGCTGCTGGACCTGTATGCGATTGGCATGAGCTCCACTACCGCTCGGCGGCTTGATGAAATGAATGCTGGGCCAGAGAATTTTCCCGGGCACAACAACATGCGTTCGTCAATGGGGTATGGGAACCGGCTTTATCTTGGTAAACCAGGCGGTGGGTTCTCTGAGGCTGAAAATGCAGATGAGCTTGCAAGGTCCGGCTGGTCCTGGGGTGTGGGTTCCTTGGATTTCGATAACGATGGCGATAAAGAAATCTACATCGCCAACGGTCACTTCAGCAATAAGAGTGCAGCGGATTATTGCAC from Verrucomicrobiota bacterium carries:
- a CDS encoding CRTAC1 family protein; translated protein: MRTAVSFLFLLNVCGSLFGASNLNLLYQEREQLNQSVWNNEVKAQEHERYFIGLWDDLRNSADAYAVLKTFPFGKLSVAEVQSTETHEYGIQISTTGINVRSLSPGEWASWLDTMKASGFKLSMSEWHHDAFSQEFGKLAESVVSTKLYIENASTDLRAIVSGKLKVQWVLKPAENGMYIPSNIDATELTITTRNGEPFFKELYSLDIPPKKGGALLTYDLDRDGLPEILLPEINTILWNLGNNEFGGNPLHPVGVVNANTAILGDFSGDGYVDLVTIGLSRSQKGAAPKKGIFLYRGGASGKFEDPIITISTSTPVTLEGAPTMTSGDIDGDGDLDLWIAQYKELYLEGAMPTPYYDALDGYPAYLLLNDGDGTSFTEKTEASGIVEKRKRRTFSSSLFDYDSDQDLDLLVVSDFAGVDLYRNDGKGNFTDVTDESFYNRHLFGMAHTIEDFNNDGLLDLYAIGMSSTTARRLDEMNAGPENFPGHNNMRSSMGYGNRLYLGKPGGGFSEAENADELARSGWSWGVGSLDFDNDGDKEIYIANGHFSNKSAADYCTHFWTDDIYRGNSQSDPGLNEYFAKEMMSLMDGGMSWNGFEKNVFFMPMDDGSVRNVSFLFGLAEELDSRQVTAQDLDGDGRVDLIFSCHVKNEDKEKNSTVVKIVRNQIPNPGNWIGVRFVRQPGRPLSEGANIYLEAGGEKRVTTIVTGDSHQAQHAPIKHFGLGDSTKVDALEVVWANGKRTRLENPSVNVYHDF